Genomic window (Phocoena phocoena chromosome 20, mPhoPho1.1, whole genome shotgun sequence):
taaaaataaaaaagggccAGCAtgggaagaataaaagaaaactgaatgcCCTAGGGGGGAAAGTATgactattgttttgttttgttttttttactttttatttttaaaaacaattttattggagtatggttgctttactatgttgtgttagtttagactctttatttttaattaaattaaaaaattagcctcaggggactttcctggtggtgcagtggttaagaatccgcctgccaatgcaggagacacgggtttgagccctggtccgggaagatcccacatgccgtggagccactaagcccgtgtgccacaactactgagcctgtgctccagagcccacaagccacaactactgagcctgtgtgccacaactactgaagcctgggtgcctagagcctatgctctgcaacaaaagaagccactgcaatgagaagcccgcgcaccgcagcaaagagtagccccggctcaccgcaactagagaaagcccttgcgcagcaacgaagacccaatgcagccaaaaataaatataaaaaataaattaattaattaaaaaaaaagaaaaataatagcctctggtggctggtggctaccGTGTTGTACGTTGCCCTTCTTTTGTGTGGCGATAATATTGTTTATTTGGCCAGTTCCCTGTTGGtgacatttggttgtttccagtatttAGCCTCTGGAATGTGGGCATAGTAGCAGAATAAGGGCCCCCAACGATGTGCatgtcctaattcccagaacttGTCAAAAGGGACTTTTCAGATGTCACTGTGTTAAGGGCCTTGAGATGGGAGATGATCTGGGTTATCCAGGTGGCCCAGCATCATCACAacggtccttataagagggaggcagaagcatCAGAGTCAGGGGATTGAAGATGCTGTGCCGCTGACGTTGAAGGTGAAggaaggggccacgagccaagggaTGCAGGCGGCccctagaaactggaaaaggtatGGGGACGATTCTCAGttctccctggagcctccagaaggcaCACAGCTCTGCCGACACCtcgattttagcccagtgagacccatttcggACTCTGACCTGCAGACTGTAGGAAATACCGttgcatgttttttttgttttttttttttgcggtacgcgagcctctcactgctgtggcctctcccgttgcggagcacaggctcccggatgcgcaggctcagcggccatggctcacaggcccagccgctccgcggcatgtgggatcttcccggaccggggcacgaacccgtgtcccctgcatcggcaggcggactctcaaccactgcgccaccagggaagccccgttgcaTGGTTTTAACCCACTGAGCTTGTGGTGATCTGTTAGAGCAGCCACAGGAAGTGAATACAGGGGGTCTTTCTAAAATGACGATTGTCTCGCTGTGCACGCTCCCCGCACCAGACCACGCTGAGTCCTTTACCTGTACCACCACACCGGTCCCATGGAGTTATGCGATGTCGCTTCCATCTTTTCCGTTGGGGGAAcacaagctcagagaggtcattTCCCTGAGATCACAACAGTCAGGGACACCTGTGGTGAGAGAGGACAGACCGAACTGACCTGCCGTTTTTTATCTCCAGGGACTTTGTCGCCGGCGGGGCTTGTCCCAGCAAGACCACCATTCCCGGGAAGACCGTCATTGTGACCGGCGCCAACACGGGCATTGGGAAACAGACGGCCTTGGAGCTGGCCAGAAGAGGTGAAGTCCCAGTGGGCACCTGCTTCTCTGCCTGGGGCTCAGGCGCGAGATCTGGCGGTGGATGGTTTGATTTCCCGGGGAATGTTAGGCATCtgattcttttggttgcaagtggCAGAAACAAACTCAGGCCGGCTTAAGCCCGAAAGCCTTGTGTCTCTGGAAGAGGGAAGGGCAGGTTCAGGGTCTCAGAGGAGGCCGTGGGCGCTCAGCAGTTATTGGTTTGGGTTTTTCTCTTTGCATCGGCTGTGCTCTTTCCTACTGTAGTTGGACTCAGTCCTAATGGCTGGGTCGGGGCCTAGGTCAGAGGTTGGGGGTCAGGCTCTCCCAAGCTTACTGGTCAGGCGTTTTGTAGAAAGAACACCCTTCGATTTGGGTCTGTTTGACGTTTTTCTCATGGTCAGACTGGGCTTATGGAGAAGTGCCCTCCTCAGCACACGCAGATGTCTTTTGAACTTGGAATCAGTGGGGTTTCCTGTGGGTTCAGGTACGAGAAAGGGAGGAGTTAAGGTTTTGTTTGAACAGCTGGAAGACCAAAGCTGCCTTGGCTGGGACGGGGAGGCCAGGGCAGGGCACGCGTGAGGGCTGGGGAGACTGGAAACTCTCCTTGGGCTGGTCGAGTCGAGGTGACCAGTGAATGGGTCCCTGATAGACTGACCAGGCCTGAGCTGCCTGTTCACCCCTGAGGTGAGAGTGGTGGTGGGGGGCCATGAGGgcagcccccctgccccccacaccacATGGGGTTTCCCCAAGGGAGGGACAGGCGCTCCTTTCAGGAAAAAGCGagaagggagggacttccctggtgacgcagtggttaagaattcgcctgccaacgcaggggacgtgggttcgagtcctggtccgggaagatcccatgtgccgcggagccactaagcccatgtgccacaactactgagcctgcgtaccacaactggtgaagcccacgcgcctagtgcccatgctccgcaacaagagaggccaccgcaatgggaagcccgcgcaccgcaacgaagagtagcccccactcaccacaactagagaaagcccgcacgcagcaacaaagacccaacgcagccaaacataaataaatagacaaattaaaaaaaaggaaattaagaaaatgaaaacaaaaaataagacagctaatttatttaaagaaaaagaaaagtgagaagggAAATTGGACCAACATACCCACTGTGGTCCCTTGAGAGCCAGGCTGCCACTGGGAGGACAGACAGATCCAGGACTGGAGTCCATTCTGGACTGTGTGATGGGGGGGCCAGATGTGTAGGAGGCAGCTGGCCCAGCTGTGGAGGATGAGCCCTGTAGACCCACGCGATTTGGCATCCTTGCTGCCcatcctcctctccatccctgtttcttctcacttttctaatttgaaaataaaagtttaaaaaaattaaattttttccttttttttaaaattttggctgtgctgccccGGCATGcgggaacttagttccccgaccagggatggaacctgcgccccctacagtggaagcacggaggcTTAacccgctggactgccagggaagtcccccaaaagttttctttttccaaaagttttctttttaaaggctgtatTAAGATTTAATtcacacatttaaagtgtacacgtccatgatttttagtatattcacagaattgtacaACCGTCACTGGTctccattttagaacatttttcatcaccccaaaacgAAACGTGGCTCCTCTAAGCCATCATCCCCTAATTTCCCTTCCCCACCAGAGCTAGGAACCCACTAATCTTCCTtctgtggatttgcctcttctggacgtTTCAGATAAGTGAATCATGCACTctgtgtccttttgtgtctggctttcacTGAGCATCacgtttgtgagattcatccttgGTGTAGATAGGttggaatgtccttccttttcatggctaatattccactgatGGACAAACCACatgtcacttattcattcatcccttaaaaaaattttttttaaattttatattggactatagttgatttacaacgttgtgttagcttcaggtgtacagcaaagtaattcagttatacatacacatgtatctgttctttttcaagttctgttctcatttaggttgttacagaatattgagcggAGCTCCCTGCGcggtacagtaggtccttgttgggtatttattttatgtatagtagtgtgtacaggTCAGTCCCAagctcccagtttatccctcccaccaATATTCATTTAccccttgatggacatttgggttgtttccacctctggcTGTTCTGCACGGTGCTGCTATGCACATGTGAgtacacatttttgtgtggacTGATGTTTCCATTTATCTTGGGTATCTATACTTAGgagtggatcttttttttttaatttttaaaaaatttttattggagtatagttgatttacaatgttgtttcaggtgtacagcaaagtgaatcagttatacatatacatatatccactcttttttttttttttttttagattcttttcccatataggtcattacagagtatggagtagagcgccctgtgctatacagcaggttcttattagttacgtattttatgcataatagtgtgtatatatcaatcccagtctcccaatttatcccccccatcccctggtaaccataagtttgttttctacatacgtgactctacttctgttttgtacattacttcatttgtaccctttttttttagattccacatataagtgatatcatctgatacttgtctttctccatctgacttacttccctcagtatgacaatctctaggtccatccatgttgctgcaggtggcattatttcgttcctttttatggccgagtagtattccattgtatatacgtaccacatcttctctatccattcctctgctgacggacatttaggttgcttcaggagtggacatttttttttaattccattaaaaggtttttttttggtctggctcTTCCAGGAGGCGCCATCATTCTGGCCTGTCGAGACTTGGAGAAATGTGAGGCAGCAGCCAGGGAGATTCGAGGGGAGACCCTTAATCACCACGTCAACGCCCGGCACCTGGACTTGGCCTCTCTTAAGTCCATCCGAGAGTTTGCAGCAAAGATCATTGAAGGTAAGAGGAATGACGCTGGCCTTGTGGGGTGAGGACTTGGGCGGCCAGGCTGTGAGGAGGGAGTTATACCAGTCAGGTCCTAGAGCCAGCTATTGGTCGCCGCCTGTTTTCGTTCAGCCTTTGGGtaaagattttacatttttttcctcttctgacaTTTTCACATTTacgtatttttcatttttacatgggggaaagaaaattaaaagaataacatttcaTGACATGTGACCATTGTATggaattcagattttattttattttggctgtgccacatggcttgtgggattttttttaatgaatttatttatttattttttgctgcattgggttttcattgctgcacgtaggctttctctagtgtggcaatcgggggctactcttcgttgcagtgcgctggcttctcatcgtggtggcttctcttgttgtggaacacgggctctaggcgcgcgggctcagtagttgtggcacgcgggctcagtagttgtggctcgcgggctctagagtgcaggctcagtagttgtggcacatgggcttagttgctccgcggtatgtggaatcttcccggaccagggattgaacttgtgtcccctgcattggcaggtggattcccaaccactgcaccaccagggaagtcctgggatttcttttttttaaataaatttatttatttattattattatttcttttggctgtgttgggtcttcgttgctgcgcgcaggctttctctagttgtggcgagcgggggctactctttgttgcggtgtgcaggcttctcattgcggtggcttctcttgttgtggagcacgggctctaggcacacgggcttcagtagttgtggcgtgtgggctcagtagttgtggctcgtgggctttagagcgtaggctctagagcacaggctcagtagctgtagcgcacaggcttagttgctctgcagcatgtgggatcttcccggacgagggctcgaacctgcatcccctgcattagtaggcggattcttaaccactgcgccaccagggaatccctggcttgtgggatcttagttcctggaccagggatggaaccggtgcccttggcagtgaaagcgcagagccctaaccactggaccgccagggagttcccagaaTTCAGATTTTAGTTTCCATAAAGTTTTATTAGCATGCAGCCATGCCCATTgatttatgtattatctatggctgctttagTCCTGGGAGGGCAGAGTTTAGTAGAGACAGACCATATTGCCTGCAAAGCcagaaatatttactacctggtcctttacagaagaagttaaCTGACTGCTGTCTAGGAAAACTGAGTCCTCTGTGTGCTTGGATCCTACAAGAAGCAGAGgccaaggagggaggaagagttaGGTGGAGAAGGGCACAAACACTGGTTCAGCCAACATTTCCGGAGGCTCTCTGACTCTTGGGTGACGCAGGTGACACAGACGTGAGTCAGATTCAGGCTCTGCTTCCGAGGAGCGCCCGGGCTGCTGGGGGACATGGCTGTGACAGTAGGTAACTAAGGGTTAGTGCAGAGAGTCTGGAGCTCCCGCATTCTTTCCTGGGTGTTTCTTTTTGCAAATCCAGGGATCAGGCTGGCATTTCTCTGCACTTCCGTCACGTTGATGCCTGACTCACTCTTTTTGCTCCCCACCACATGGTCTCAGAACcacttaagaatttatttttttttcaaacaggaaTAACATTTGGAGGGTTAAACGTTCAGAAAGTGCAAATGGGGATACAGCAAAACATCTTCCCGCCACGCCTGCCATTAGCTCCCAGCATGCCGGCCTCAGATGTGTTCAGTGCTCTACCTCTTGTGTGTCCTCCTGGGGACCATTTATGCATTTATAAAGCAAACGGGGATACACTTCCCCTTGGCTTTTTTGTACAAAGCGGAGCCTGTTACATACCTGGTGCTGCCCCTTGCTTTTTCTCCCCAGTTCTATCTTGGAGATCATTACAGGCAgaacttttcccttcttttcttgtggCTAGCTTgtgttttttggtctttttcttggccactgcgtggcatgtgggatcttagttccctgaccagggatggaacctgtgccccctgcagtagaagcatggagtcctaacccctggactgccagggtattcctgtgtgtgtatttttaaaatttttattgaaatatagttgatttacagtgtttttatagtttcagatgtacagcaaagtgattcagttatatacacacacacactcacacacacacacaaattcttttttagattcttctccattataggttagtacaagatattgaatatagtttcctgtgctatacaataggtaggtccttgttggttatctattttatatatagtgatgtgtatattttaatccccagctcctaatttatccctcccccgcttcccctttggtaaccgtaagtttgtcttctatgcctgtgggtctatttctgctttgtaaataaggtcatttgtatcatttttttagattccacatgtgatatcatatggtatttgtctttttctttctgactgacttcactttgtatgataatcctctaggtccatccacgtagctgcagatggcattatttcattctttttcatggctgagtaatattccattgtatacaggtaccacatcttctgtatccattcctctgtcgatggacacttaggttgcagaAAATACTTGTCGAATAGATAATAACGAAGCTGTTCTACCCAGCAGGTTGTATTATCACCCCtattacagaaggggaaactgagtcacacaTTTGTCCTCACCCCTGTCTTCTAGAGGAGGAGCGAGTGCACATCCTGATCAATAATGCAGCCGTGATGCGGTGCCCCCACTGGACCACTGAGGACGGCTTTGAGATGCAGCTTGGCGTTAACTACCTGGGTGAGGCTGCAGGCTGTGTGGCATCAGCCTGGGACGTGAGCAGGAGCCCCCGTGGGCCAGACACAGGCTCCGGGAGGGGTCTTCCTCTCTCCATGTGGCCAGGCGGCCATGAGCAGGGTCACCTGGCAGCTCAGGGAATCGCCTGTTCGTCGCTGGACCCTCAGTCCTTCGGACCTTCCATCAGCCTCTTGGCCATTCGTCCCTTTGTCTGTCTGTCCCCCAGTCTCTGTCTGTCCTTCTCTCACTGTGTCAGTTTATCTTTTGTCACCCTGAATGCATCTGCAGTCCGTTAGTAAGGGTGATGGACGTTGGGTGGACACCAATCATAtaggattaaggcccaccctaatgacctcaccctaatgacctcattttacctggATCACCTCTCTaaagaccctctctccaaataaggtcacatgctGAGGTACTGGAGGGTAGGGCATATTTTTTtaggggggttggggagggtgaCACAATTCACCCATAACACATGTGACTACCCTTCACCCCCTTTGGGCTGGAACTCAGTCATGTGACCTGATGGAGCtacaagggagtctgggaaatgtagtctttcaCTGGGTAGTCTCATGCATAACCCAAAATTCTATCAcggaagaagaaatggagaaaggattTTGGGAGACAGAAGGCACCTCTTCTCTAGCTGACCTCATAGAGGGTTATCACAGGGCTTTGTGACAATTTGTTATCGGGAATGTCTTGTacattgtaggttttttttttttttttgacatgccacacggcttgtgggatctcagttcactgaccagagactgaaccctggctgcagcagtgaaaacccagaatcctaaccatcaggccaccagggaactcccacatgGTAGGatttttagcagcatccctggcctccacccactaggtGGCAGTAGCACTCCCTCTACTGTCCACAATTGTGATGATCAAAATTGTCTCTAGGTGGTGCCAAATGCCTGCTGGTGGGGGGCGCAAAGTTGGACCCTGTTGAGAAAAATGGGTTATGGGAGGATGAAATAAGGTGATGTTCTCAGTACGGTCCTGTGCACGGGACAAGAACTCAGTGAAAGTTATCTTTTCGTTTTCCATCATCCAGGTCACTTCCTTTTGACGAACTTGCTGCTGGACAAGCTGAAAGCCTCTGCTCCTTCGCGCATCATCAACCTCTCGTCCTTGGCCCACGTTGCTGGGCACATAGACTTCGAGGACTTGAACTGGGAGAAGAGGAAGTATGACACTAAGGCAGCCTACTGCCAGAGCAAGCTGGCCGTTGTCCTTTTCACCAAGGAGCTGAGCCGGCGGCtgcaaggtgtgtgtgtggtgagccTCGCTGGTCTCCCCTTTCCTTTAGCTCCGAGCCTGAAACAGTCCTGCTGTGACTCTGGGTGGACGGGAGGTCAAGCATTGGCTCCAGGACCGAGTAGGCAAACATATGACGCACTCACCACCACGCTCCCTGCTGGTGCCTGaagcagacatcactaatcaatcacagCATTCTTCTCTGCTCATCCCGGACAGGCACCTGAGCCTTTGGTGCTCTAGACCAGTGAAgctttggcaatatctggagacatttttagctGTCAGTTTGCGGAGCAGGGGCAGGTTGGGTGATGTTCCTGGCATCTAgtcagcagaggccagggatgctgctcagcTTCCTACAAGGCACAGAATAAAGAATCATCTGACCTCAGTGTCCATAGTGCTGCAGTTGAAAAGTCTGCCCTTTGCCTTTGCTTCTCAAAGAGTCAGTAGACCAGCAGTGTCAGCTCACCTGGGTGTCTGTCGTAATTGCAGCATCTCAGACCCCACCCTGACCCACTGCTTCGGACTCTGTGGGGTGGAGCCCGGCGGTCTGGGCTTCTCAAGCCCTCCAAGTGATTTTTACACACTCAGGTTCAGAGGCTCTGCCCTGGGCAGCCACGAGACAGAGCTGCCTTGCAAGTGAAACTGGGGATGTGGAGGTTTCAGAGCAAGAGGGCGACATGGATTCAGGGGGAGCCCCCTAGGATGGTTGGTATCAGCCTTCCTGGTGAGGGGTGAACCTGACGTCTGCCTGCctcactttttccttctctcGCCAGGCACGGGTGTGACTGTCAATGCCTTGCACCCCGGCGTGGCCAGGACAGAGCTGGGCAGACACACGGGCATGCACAGCTCCACCTTCTCCAGCTTCACGCTCGGTAAGTCCCGTCCCAGTTTGGGGTCCCTTAACTGAACCCCTGTCCTCCTAGCTTGGGGCTCAGGACCCTCCCTCAGTGTATTGGGGTCTTcctgagaaacagaaccaataggatgtacaTAGATATTTAGAGAGATTTATTGGGGGGATTGGCTCATGCATCTGTGGGGCCTGAGAAGTCCCAGGATCTGATCTGTATGCCAGAGGCCCAGGAAGGCTGACGGTGTAGTTGCAGTCCAAACCCAAAGGCCTGAGGACCAGGGGAACCAACGGTGTAAGTCCCAGTCCAAGTCGAAGGCCAGGAGCGCCAGTGTCTGAGGCCAGGAGGAAATGGATGTCCCTgctcaaggagagagagagaatgcgtcctttctccacctttttgttctgttttcaccCCCAACTAATTGCGTGgtgcccacccacattggtgagGGTGGATTTTACATAGTCTgttgattcaaatgctaatctcttcacACCCTCACAGATACCCCAGAAATAATGTGTTACCTGCTTTCTGGACATCCCTTAGCCCTGTCAAGttcacacataaaattaacatcACACTCAGAGACTATCTCAGGGGCTTtgctctgccccctgccctgtATCTTCCCTGGTACTGAGTCACTTTCGTATGTCTACCCAGCCTGCCAGCCTGAGAATAGCCCCGGGAAACAGGCCAGAGCCTGTTTGATGAGACTGTTTCAGAGGTGGAGGTCATGGAGCTGACTTCCTGGAGTCCGGCCATGCTTGGGCTAACTCCAGTTTCATCCCAAACTAGCTGGGCCACCCAGCAAAGTGACTTCTCTCCGAACCTCcctttccttatctgcaaagtgAGGGTcataatagtacctgcctcagTGGGGAGGATTAGATGAGACCTCCCTAAAAGAGCCAGCACAATTCCTGGCCGAATAAATAATTAGAGCTTTATAACTAGTGTTTATAATCCTGAAAAACATTTAGTTGGTGGGGGCTAGGTATCAGAGACCTTAAGCTGAAGCTGGCACTGGAGACACTCA
Coding sequences:
- the RDH13 gene encoding retinol dehydrogenase 13; protein product: MNRYILPLSVLGTAVGGAVLLKDFVAGGACPSKTTIPGKTVIVTGANTGIGKQTALELARRGGAIILACRDLEKCEAAAREIRGETLNHHVNARHLDLASLKSIREFAAKIIEEEERVHILINNAAVMRCPHWTTEDGFEMQLGVNYLGHFLLTNLLLDKLKASAPSRIINLSSLAHVAGHIDFEDLNWEKRKYDTKAAYCQSKLAVVLFTKELSRRLQGTGVTVNALHPGVARTELGRHTGMHSSTFSSFTLGPIFWLLVKSPQLAAQPSTYLAVAEELEGVSGKYFEGLKEKAPAPEAKDEEVAQRLWAESARLVGLEMSYGSSERGQRLPK